In the genome of Streptomyces racemochromogenes, one region contains:
- a CDS encoding ABC transporter permease codes for MTTLLSDGGAVLTRQLQKARHAPALLVLTQTMPIAMLLFFGYVFGSALAMPGAEYREFLVPGLLAATAANGLMTGMFTAAQDAHRGVMDRFRTLPMSRAAVPLGQTAADLLTTAVSMVPLMLVGLAMGWRVENGLPGALGALGVLLLFRFAAAWVGTYLGLVSRSEEAAGQLGSATFVLPMLSSAYLPTAGLPGWLRTVAEWNPISAVATAVRELCGNAGGAATAPGAAWPASHPVAGAVLWSLLLLLLFVPAATRRFARGRG; via the coding sequence ATGACCACCCTGCTGTCGGACGGCGGCGCCGTCCTCACCCGCCAGCTCCAGAAGGCCCGGCACGCCCCGGCCCTGCTGGTGCTGACCCAGACCATGCCGATCGCGATGCTGCTCTTCTTCGGCTACGTCTTCGGCAGCGCGCTCGCCATGCCGGGCGCCGAGTACCGCGAGTTCCTGGTGCCCGGCCTGCTCGCCGCGACCGCCGCCAACGGCCTCATGACCGGCATGTTCACGGCCGCGCAGGACGCCCACCGGGGCGTCATGGACCGTTTCCGGACACTGCCGATGAGCCGGGCCGCGGTCCCGCTGGGGCAGACCGCCGCCGACCTGCTGACCACGGCGGTGTCGATGGTGCCGCTGATGCTGGTGGGGCTGGCGATGGGCTGGCGGGTGGAGAACGGGCTGCCCGGTGCCCTGGGGGCGCTCGGCGTGCTGCTGCTGTTCCGGTTCGCCGCCGCCTGGGTGGGCACGTACCTGGGGCTGGTGAGCCGCAGCGAGGAGGCCGCGGGCCAGCTCGGCAGCGCCACCTTCGTGCTGCCGATGCTGTCCAGCGCGTACCTGCCGACGGCCGGACTGCCCGGCTGGCTGCGGACGGTCGCGGAGTGGAACCCGATCAGCGCCGTCGCCACCGCCGTACGGGAACTGTGCGGGAACGCGGGCGGCGCGGCCACGGCGCCGGGCGCGGCCTGGCCCGCGTCGCATCCGGTGGCGGGCGCCGTGCTGTGGTCGCTGCTGCTCCTGCTCCTGTTCGTGCCGGCGGCCACGCGCCGGTTCGCGCGCGGCCGGGGCTGA
- a CDS encoding ATP-binding cassette domain-containing protein: protein MTTTYAVLSEGLEKHYGEVHALRGLDLAVPEGTVCGLLGPNGAGKTTAVRILTTLTAPTAGRALVAGHEVTADPAAVRRAIGATGQYASVDGDLTGRENLRLFARLAGLRGRAGRGRADELLERFGLGEAADRVAAGWSGGMRRRLDLAAGLVTRPRVLFLDEPTTGLDPAAREQIWTAVRGLADEGTTVLLTTQYLEEADRLADDIVVVDRGRTVATGTPAALKARIGARAEVTVEGPAALAGAAAVLDQLTGGRPTLDEERLTVGVTVLDGALTLPRIIRELDTAGIPVTDASLRPPTLDEVFLRLTRTPATPADEKEHAA from the coding sequence ATGACGACTACGTACGCTGTACTTAGTGAGGGTCTGGAGAAGCACTACGGCGAGGTGCACGCCCTGCGCGGGCTCGACCTGGCCGTGCCGGAGGGCACCGTCTGCGGACTGCTGGGCCCCAACGGCGCGGGCAAGACCACCGCCGTGCGGATCCTGACCACGCTCACCGCCCCCACCGCCGGACGCGCCCTGGTCGCCGGCCACGAGGTCACCGCCGACCCGGCCGCCGTCCGCCGCGCCATCGGCGCCACCGGCCAGTACGCCTCCGTCGACGGGGACCTGACCGGCCGGGAGAACCTCCGGCTGTTCGCCCGCCTCGCCGGACTGCGGGGCCGGGCCGGGCGCGGGCGCGCGGACGAGCTGCTGGAGCGCTTCGGCCTCGGGGAGGCCGCCGACCGGGTGGCCGCCGGCTGGTCGGGCGGCATGAGGAGGCGTCTGGACCTGGCCGCGGGCCTGGTCACCCGCCCCCGCGTGCTCTTCCTCGACGAGCCCACCACCGGACTGGACCCGGCGGCCCGGGAACAGATCTGGACGGCGGTGCGCGGCCTGGCCGACGAAGGGACCACGGTGCTGCTGACCACCCAGTACCTGGAGGAGGCCGACCGGCTCGCCGACGACATCGTGGTCGTGGACCGGGGCCGGACCGTCGCCACCGGCACCCCGGCCGCCCTCAAGGCCCGGATCGGCGCCCGCGCCGAGGTCACCGTCGAGGGGCCTGCCGCCCTCGCGGGCGCCGCCGCGGTCCTCGACCAGCTCACCGGGGGCCGCCCCACCCTGGACGAGGAGCGGCTCACGGTCGGCGTGACCGTGCTCGACGGCGCGCTCACCCTGCCCCGGATCATCCGCGAGCTCGACACCGCCGGGATCCCGGTGACCGACGCGAGCCTGCGCCCGCCCACCCTCGACGAGGTGTTCCTGCGCCTCACCCGGACCCCCGCCACCCCCGCCGACGAGAAGGAGCACGCGGCATGA
- a CDS encoding TetR/AcrR family transcriptional regulator C-terminal domain-containing protein — MTAGGRPAEPEVIWARPQRAGRGPRPAHSRDSIAAEAVRIADAEGIEAVSMRRVAAGIGAGTMSLYNYVPRKEDLYELMVDAVSGEYDLTPPSGRWRDDLLALARQTRALMRRHPWLPRLLSPVYGFGPNALRYLEHSLACLEPLEASGGEKLELIASVNGMVATFVAGELALAERARSLPWSEAAEEGVRTAWLGSRLATGEYPRLTAALTEGTPVTAAGTDMTDVFDRAVSRLLAGWS; from the coding sequence ATGACAGCCGGCGGGCGCCCCGCTGAACCAGAAGTGATCTGGGCCCGCCCGCAGCGGGCCGGCCGCGGGCCCCGGCCCGCGCACAGCCGCGACTCGATCGCCGCCGAGGCCGTACGGATCGCCGACGCGGAGGGGATCGAGGCCGTTTCCATGCGGCGGGTGGCGGCCGGGATCGGCGCCGGGACGATGTCCCTGTACAACTACGTCCCCCGCAAGGAGGACCTGTACGAGCTGATGGTCGACGCGGTCAGCGGCGAGTACGACCTCACCCCGCCGAGCGGCCGCTGGCGGGACGACCTGCTCGCCCTGGCCCGGCAGACCCGCGCCCTGATGCGCCGCCACCCCTGGCTGCCCCGGCTGCTGAGCCCGGTCTACGGCTTCGGCCCCAACGCCCTGCGGTACCTGGAGCACAGCCTGGCCTGCCTGGAGCCGCTGGAGGCGTCCGGGGGCGAGAAACTGGAGCTCATCGCGTCCGTCAACGGCATGGTGGCCACCTTCGTGGCGGGGGAACTGGCCCTGGCCGAACGGGCCCGCTCGCTCCCCTGGAGCGAGGCCGCCGAGGAAGGCGTACGGACGGCCTGGCTCGGCTCCCGGCTGGCGACGGGGGAGTACCCCAGGCTCACGGCGGCCCTCACCGAGGGCACCCCGGTCACCGCCGCCGGCACGGACATGACGGACGTCTTCGACCGCGCCGTGTCCCGGCTGCTGGCGGGGTGGTCCTGA
- a CDS encoding type ISP restriction/modification enzyme yields the protein MPWAVDGLRLGRDWVAAPDPAVLRARWTALTDAEGAERERLFRPSRTRTPSAGAAALPGQRSATARFADAPGAFPDPVRVLRAPFDEQWLLPDQRLIDSARPELWRVRDAQQVFLLEAPGLLATAHLPAGRLGRIRPLHRRPGGAEPNLAPGLLALLGGRHGGWVTPEDVLCWILAAGRPGPRGYEVPLAADPERWRAGLELGHRLLTVQLRGARGGEPPRLPGGRRPYVRAAVTGWPAGLGHDAESETLTLGDGAVSPVPVEAWEYEVQGVRVLEAWFAARCAHRDPQAGGLEGLGPAEWPQSWTSELLALVTTLALLAALAPEREAFTPGPLLPAAELEAAGVLPPPRWARRPASVLDHQEEGPGGQFALL from the coding sequence ATGCCCTGGGCCGTGGACGGCCTGCGCCTGGGCCGGGACTGGGTGGCGGCGCCCGACCCCGCCGTCCTGCGCGCCCGCTGGACGGCCCTGACCGACGCCGAAGGGGCGGAGCGGGAGCGGCTGTTCCGCCCGAGCCGGACCCGTACGCCCTCCGCCGGGGCGGCCGCGCTGCCCGGCCAGCGCTCGGCCACCGCCCGGTTCGCCGACGCGCCGGGCGCCTTCCCGGACCCCGTACGGGTGCTCCGCGCGCCCTTCGACGAGCAGTGGCTGCTGCCCGACCAGCGGCTCATCGACTCCGCCCGCCCCGAGCTGTGGCGGGTGCGCGACGCGCAGCAGGTGTTCCTGCTGGAGGCCCCCGGCCTGCTGGCCACCGCCCACCTCCCGGCGGGCCGGCTGGGCCGGATCCGGCCGCTGCACCGGCGCCCCGGCGGGGCCGAGCCGAACCTCGCGCCGGGCCTCCTGGCCCTGCTGGGCGGGCGCCACGGCGGCTGGGTCACCCCGGAGGACGTGCTGTGCTGGATCCTCGCCGCCGGCCGGCCGGGGCCCCGGGGGTACGAGGTCCCGCTGGCGGCCGACCCGGAGCGCTGGAGGGCCGGCCTGGAGCTGGGACACCGCCTGCTGACGGTCCAGCTGCGCGGGGCGCGCGGCGGGGAGCCGCCCCGGCTGCCGGGCGGGCGGCGGCCGTACGTCCGGGCGGCGGTCACGGGCTGGCCGGCCGGGCTCGGCCACGACGCGGAGTCCGAGACGCTGACCCTCGGGGACGGGGCCGTCTCCCCCGTCCCGGTGGAGGCCTGGGAGTACGAGGTGCAGGGGGTCCGGGTGCTGGAGGCGTGGTTCGCCGCCCGCTGCGCGCACCGGGATCCGCAGGCCGGCGGCCTGGAGGGGCTGGGGCCCGCGGAGTGGCCCCAGTCCTGGACCTCGGAGCTGCTGGCCCTGGTGACGACGCTGGCGCTGCTGGCCGCGCTGGCGCCGGAGCGGGAGGCGTTCACCCCCGGGCCGCTGCTGCCCGCCGCGGAGCTGGAGGCCGCCGGGGTGCTGCCCCCGCCGCGCTGGGCCCGGCGTCCGGCCTCGGTGCTGGACCACCAGGAGGAGGGGCCGGGCGGGCAGTTCGCGCTGCTCTGA
- a CDS encoding GntR family transcriptional regulator → MTAFAPDSLVLNRKLPLWYQVSQSLRASILGRTPDAPLRLPTEERLAEHYGVSVLTMRQALKELEGEGLISRHRRRGTFIEPGAMRSAPVRLLGSVDAIVAQQSGDLTTVLGRERTPVAGELLEHFPDTAEVVTYRRLRRDGGSGEPTNWAENAVRPELADAVDLADLERWPMTKVLRDVVGVRISRITDTVEARLADPVTAELLEVPLLSPILHYTGVTYDEDGRVVDVARIRYRGDRFSFTVTVEAP, encoded by the coding sequence GTGACCGCCTTCGCCCCCGACTCCCTGGTACTCAACCGGAAGCTGCCGCTCTGGTACCAGGTGTCCCAGTCCCTGCGCGCCTCGATACTGGGGCGCACTCCGGACGCCCCGCTGCGGCTGCCGACCGAGGAGCGGCTCGCCGAGCACTACGGGGTGAGCGTGCTGACCATGCGCCAGGCGCTCAAGGAGCTGGAGGGAGAGGGCCTGATCAGCCGGCACCGGCGGCGCGGGACCTTCATCGAGCCGGGTGCGATGCGCAGCGCCCCGGTGCGGCTGCTCGGCTCGGTGGACGCGATCGTGGCCCAGCAGTCGGGTGACCTGACGACGGTGCTGGGCCGTGAGCGGACGCCCGTGGCCGGGGAGCTGCTGGAGCACTTCCCGGACACGGCGGAGGTGGTCACGTACCGCAGGCTCCGGCGCGACGGGGGGAGCGGGGAGCCCACCAACTGGGCCGAGAACGCGGTCCGTCCGGAGCTCGCCGACGCCGTGGACCTGGCCGACCTGGAGCGCTGGCCGATGACGAAGGTGCTGCGCGACGTGGTCGGCGTACGGATCAGCCGGATCACGGACACCGTGGAGGCGCGGCTCGCCGACCCGGTCACGGCCGAGCTGCTGGAGGTCCCGCTGCTCAGCCCGATCCTGCACTACACGGGCGTGACCTACGACGAGGACGGGCGGGTCGTGGACGTGGCCCGGATCCGCTACCGGGGCGACCGGTTCTCCTTCACGGTGACGGTCGAGGCGCCCTGA
- the hmgA gene encoding homogentisate 1,2-dioxygenase encodes MSEQARKTAEALEYLTGFGNEHSSEAVPGALPLGRNSPQRAALGLYAEQLSGSAFTEPRRHNRRSWLYRIRPSAAHPAFTRVDNGALRTAPFTDAVPDPNRLRWNPLPDPAPGTDFLAGLWTLGGNGDATQRTGMAVHLYSANADMTDRVFSDSDGELLIVPERGGLLLRTELGLLSARPGEVALIPRGVRFRVELLDDDARGYVCENYGQPFELPDLGPIGANGLAAARDFRAPVAAYEDVERPTEVVNKFCGNLWSATYGHSPLDVVAWHGTHVPYVYDLRRFNVIGSISYDHPDPSIFTVLTSPSDTPGLAGVDFVVFAPRWLVGEDTFRPPYFHRNVMSEYMGLIEGAYDAKAEGFVPGGGSLHNMMSAHGPDRETFDRASAAELKPQKIDDGLAFMFETRWPITATPQAAGAEHLQRGYDGVWEGLQRHFRA; translated from the coding sequence ATGAGTGAGCAGGCCAGGAAGACGGCGGAGGCGCTGGAGTACCTCACCGGCTTCGGGAACGAGCACAGCTCGGAGGCCGTGCCCGGCGCGCTCCCGCTCGGCCGCAACTCCCCCCAGCGCGCCGCCCTCGGCCTCTACGCCGAGCAGCTCAGCGGCAGCGCCTTCACCGAGCCGCGCCGCCACAACCGCCGGTCGTGGCTGTACCGGATCCGCCCCTCCGCGGCCCACCCGGCCTTCACCCGCGTGGACAACGGCGCCCTGCGCACGGCCCCCTTCACCGACGCCGTCCCGGACCCCAACCGGCTGCGCTGGAACCCGCTGCCCGACCCGGCCCCCGGCACCGACTTCCTGGCCGGCCTGTGGACCCTCGGCGGCAACGGCGACGCCACCCAGCGCACCGGCATGGCCGTCCACCTCTACTCGGCCAACGCCGACATGACCGACCGGGTCTTCAGCGACTCCGACGGCGAGCTGCTGATCGTCCCCGAGCGCGGCGGCCTGCTGCTGCGCACCGAGCTCGGTCTGCTGAGCGCCCGCCCCGGCGAGGTGGCGCTGATCCCGCGCGGCGTCCGCTTCCGCGTCGAACTGCTGGACGACGACGCCCGCGGCTACGTCTGCGAGAACTACGGGCAGCCCTTCGAGCTGCCGGACCTCGGCCCGATCGGCGCCAACGGCCTGGCGGCGGCACGGGACTTCCGGGCGCCGGTGGCCGCGTACGAGGACGTGGAGCGCCCGACCGAGGTGGTCAACAAGTTCTGCGGCAACCTCTGGTCCGCGACCTACGGGCACTCGCCGCTCGACGTCGTCGCCTGGCACGGCACGCACGTCCCGTACGTCTACGACCTGCGCAGGTTCAACGTGATCGGGTCCATCAGCTACGACCACCCCGACCCGTCGATCTTCACCGTGCTGACCTCGCCCTCCGACACCCCGGGACTGGCGGGCGTGGACTTCGTGGTGTTCGCCCCGCGCTGGCTGGTCGGCGAGGACACCTTCCGGCCGCCGTACTTCCACCGCAACGTGATGAGCGAGTACATGGGCCTGATCGAGGGCGCCTACGACGCCAAGGCCGAGGGGTTCGTACCCGGCGGCGGCTCGCTGCACAACATGATGTCCGCGCACGGTCCGGACCGGGAGACCTTCGACAGGGCCAGCGCCGCCGAGCTGAAGCCGCAGAAGATCGACGACGGCCTGGCCTTCATGTTCGAGACCCGCTGGCCGATCACCGCCACCCCCCAGGCGGCGGGGGCGGAGCACCTCCAGCGCGGTTACGACGGCGTATGGGAGGGTCTCCAGCGGCACTTCCGCGCCTAA